The proteins below are encoded in one region of Rhinolophus sinicus isolate RSC01 linkage group LG07, ASM3656204v1, whole genome shotgun sequence:
- the LOC109437128 gene encoding synaptotagmin-15 isoform X1 codes for MAETQGSGSVQPESQVQDQVLSKGNQKVPPKAEGPQGKWLFRHHSSGGLPHPEQVALVIGGLTAGLLLLLLIVVSCCLWKRLCAKFPYEELPRETTAASSLQGDKLCPLHAGTQTSRPLGVPFVVPPSLQSRDWVPLHSREWAQVPQGPCLAPELLPHTTGSNLGNMCMVGTINPELYKFPEDKSETDVPEGCRGRLWFSVEYQQEAERLLVGLIKAQWLQAPSETCRPLVKLHLLPDERRFLQSKTKRKTANPQFDEHFIFQVSSKSISQMVLRFSVYHVDRQRKHQLLGQVLFPLKNEILAGDCPRIIWRDLEAESLEPPSEFGDLQFCLSYNDCLSRLTVVVLRAKGLQLQEDRTFVSVFVKVSLMNHNKFVKCKRTSAVLGSVNPVYNETFSFKAEPTELDTASLCLTVMQTTEGDKSHQVGRVVVGPYMYARGKELEHWTDMLSKPKELVKCWHALCHAAES; via the exons ATGGCGG AGACACAAGGAAGTGGCTCAGTTCAGCCAGAATCCCAAGTCCAGGATCAGGTACTTTCCAAAGGAAACCAGAAGGTGCCGCCCAAGGCCGAGGGACCCCAAGGGAAATGGCTTTTCCG GCATCACAGTTCTGGTGGTCTCCCgcacccagagcaggtggccCTGGTGATTGGGGGTCTCACTGCGGGGCTGCTGCTACTCCTGTTGATCGTGGTGAGCTGCTGTCTCTGGAAGAGGCTTTGTGCCAAGTTCCCCTATGAGGAGCTGCCGCGGGAGACCACAgctgcctccagcctccaggggGACAAGCTCTGCCCGCTACATGCGGGGACCCAGACAAGCAG gccactgggtgtgccattTGTTGTGCCCCCTTCCCTCCAAAGCCGAGACTGGGtgcccctgcacagcagagagTGGGCCCAGGTGCCACAGGGCCCCTGCTTAGCCCCGGAGCTCCTGCCCCACACCACTGGCAGCAACCTTG GAAATATGTGCATGGTGGGGACCATCAACCCAGAGCTGTACAAGTTCCCAGAGGACAAGAGTGAGACCGACGTCCCCGAGGGCTGCCGGGGACGGCTGTGGTTCTCTGTGGAGTACCAGCAGGAGGCCGAGCGGCTGCTGGTCGGCCTGATCAAGGCACAGTGGCTACAAGCCCCCTCAGAGACCTGCCGCCCCCTGGTGAAGCTCCACCTGCTGCCAGATGAGCGGCGCTTCCTCCAGTCAAAGACCAAACGCAAAACCGCCAACCCACAGTTTGACGAACACTTCATCTTCCAG GTGTCAAGCAAAAGCATCAGTCAGATGGTGCTGAGGTTCTCCGTGTACCACGTGGACAGGCAAAGGAAGCATCAGCTCCTGGGCCAGGTGCTCTTCCCCCTGAAGAACGAGATCCTGGCAGGTGACTGTCCACGCATTATCTGGAGAGACCTGGAGGCAGAAAGCCTGGAG CCTCCCTCGGAGTTTGGCGACCTCCAGTTCTGCCTCAGCTACAATGACTGCCTGAGCCGGCTGACAGTAGTCGTGCTGAGAGCCAAGGGCCTCCAGCTGCAGGAGGACAGGACTTTTGTCA GTGTGTTTGTCAAAGTGTCCCTGATGAACCACAACAAGTTTGTCAAGTGCAAGAGGACTTCGGCTGTGCTGGGCTCTGTCAACCCTGTGTACAACGAGACCTTCAGCTTCAAGGCCGAGCCCACCGAGCTGGACACTGCCAGCCTCTGCCTGACAGTGATGCAGACCACCGAAGGGGACA AGAGCCACCAGGTGGGCCGGGTGGTGGTGGGCCCCTACATGTACGCCCGCGGCAAAGAACTGGAGCACTGGACGGACATGCTTAGCAAGCCCAAGGAGCTGGTGAAGTGCTGGCACGCCCTTTGCCACGCCGCAGAGTCCTGA
- the LOC109437128 gene encoding synaptotagmin-15 isoform X3, which yields MAETQGSGSVQPESQVQDQVLSKGNQKVPPKAEGPQGKWLFRHHSSGGLPHPEQVALVIGGLTAGLLLLLLIVVSCCLWKRLCAKFPYEELPRETTAASSLQGDKLCPLHAGTQTSRPLGVPFVVPPSLQSRDWVPLHSREWAQVPQGPCLAPELLPHTTGSNLGNMCMVGTINPELYKFPEDKSETDVPEGCRGRLWFSVEYQQEAERLLVGLIKAQWLQAPSETCRPLVKLHLLPDERRFLQSKTKRKTANPQFDEHFIFQVSSKSISQMVLRFSVYHVDRQRKHQLLGQVLFPLKNEILAGDCPRIIWRDLEAESLEPPSEFGDLQFCLSYNDCLSRLTVVVLRAKGLQLQEDRTFVTAVSNGVPAPGWACAPSHPSHEPEAGPLPASPSLQSALAPQVCLSKCP from the exons ATGGCGG AGACACAAGGAAGTGGCTCAGTTCAGCCAGAATCCCAAGTCCAGGATCAGGTACTTTCCAAAGGAAACCAGAAGGTGCCGCCCAAGGCCGAGGGACCCCAAGGGAAATGGCTTTTCCG GCATCACAGTTCTGGTGGTCTCCCgcacccagagcaggtggccCTGGTGATTGGGGGTCTCACTGCGGGGCTGCTGCTACTCCTGTTGATCGTGGTGAGCTGCTGTCTCTGGAAGAGGCTTTGTGCCAAGTTCCCCTATGAGGAGCTGCCGCGGGAGACCACAgctgcctccagcctccaggggGACAAGCTCTGCCCGCTACATGCGGGGACCCAGACAAGCAG gccactgggtgtgccattTGTTGTGCCCCCTTCCCTCCAAAGCCGAGACTGGGtgcccctgcacagcagagagTGGGCCCAGGTGCCACAGGGCCCCTGCTTAGCCCCGGAGCTCCTGCCCCACACCACTGGCAGCAACCTTG GAAATATGTGCATGGTGGGGACCATCAACCCAGAGCTGTACAAGTTCCCAGAGGACAAGAGTGAGACCGACGTCCCCGAGGGCTGCCGGGGACGGCTGTGGTTCTCTGTGGAGTACCAGCAGGAGGCCGAGCGGCTGCTGGTCGGCCTGATCAAGGCACAGTGGCTACAAGCCCCCTCAGAGACCTGCCGCCCCCTGGTGAAGCTCCACCTGCTGCCAGATGAGCGGCGCTTCCTCCAGTCAAAGACCAAACGCAAAACCGCCAACCCACAGTTTGACGAACACTTCATCTTCCAG GTGTCAAGCAAAAGCATCAGTCAGATGGTGCTGAGGTTCTCCGTGTACCACGTGGACAGGCAAAGGAAGCATCAGCTCCTGGGCCAGGTGCTCTTCCCCCTGAAGAACGAGATCCTGGCAGGTGACTGTCCACGCATTATCTGGAGAGACCTGGAGGCAGAAAGCCTGGAG CCTCCCTCGGAGTTTGGCGACCTCCAGTTCTGCCTCAGCTACAATGACTGCCTGAGCCGGCTGACAGTAGTCGTGCTGAGAGCCAAGGGCCTCCAGCTGCAGGAGGACAGGACTTTTGTCA CGGCTGTGAGTAATGGGGTCCCGGCACCCGGGTGGGCATGTGCCCCCAGCCACCCTTCCCACGAGCCAGAGGCTGGACCCCTGCCTGCCTCGCCCAGTCTCCAGTCTGCACTTGCCCCTCAGGTGTGTTTGTCAAAGTGTCCCTGA
- the LOC109437128 gene encoding synaptotagmin-15 isoform X2, with protein sequence MAEQVALVIGGLTAGLLLLLLIVVSCCLWKRLCAKFPYEELPRETTAASSLQGDKLCPLHAGTQTSRPLGVPFVVPPSLQSRDWVPLHSREWAQVPQGPCLAPELLPHTTGSNLGNMCMVGTINPELYKFPEDKSETDVPEGCRGRLWFSVEYQQEAERLLVGLIKAQWLQAPSETCRPLVKLHLLPDERRFLQSKTKRKTANPQFDEHFIFQVSSKSISQMVLRFSVYHVDRQRKHQLLGQVLFPLKNEILAGDCPRIIWRDLEAESLEPPSEFGDLQFCLSYNDCLSRLTVVVLRAKGLQLQEDRTFVSVFVKVSLMNHNKFVKCKRTSAVLGSVNPVYNETFSFKAEPTELDTASLCLTVMQTTEGDKSHQVGRVVVGPYMYARGKELEHWTDMLSKPKELVKCWHALCHAAES encoded by the exons ATGGCGG agcaggtggccCTGGTGATTGGGGGTCTCACTGCGGGGCTGCTGCTACTCCTGTTGATCGTGGTGAGCTGCTGTCTCTGGAAGAGGCTTTGTGCCAAGTTCCCCTATGAGGAGCTGCCGCGGGAGACCACAgctgcctccagcctccaggggGACAAGCTCTGCCCGCTACATGCGGGGACCCAGACAAGCAG gccactgggtgtgccattTGTTGTGCCCCCTTCCCTCCAAAGCCGAGACTGGGtgcccctgcacagcagagagTGGGCCCAGGTGCCACAGGGCCCCTGCTTAGCCCCGGAGCTCCTGCCCCACACCACTGGCAGCAACCTTG GAAATATGTGCATGGTGGGGACCATCAACCCAGAGCTGTACAAGTTCCCAGAGGACAAGAGTGAGACCGACGTCCCCGAGGGCTGCCGGGGACGGCTGTGGTTCTCTGTGGAGTACCAGCAGGAGGCCGAGCGGCTGCTGGTCGGCCTGATCAAGGCACAGTGGCTACAAGCCCCCTCAGAGACCTGCCGCCCCCTGGTGAAGCTCCACCTGCTGCCAGATGAGCGGCGCTTCCTCCAGTCAAAGACCAAACGCAAAACCGCCAACCCACAGTTTGACGAACACTTCATCTTCCAG GTGTCAAGCAAAAGCATCAGTCAGATGGTGCTGAGGTTCTCCGTGTACCACGTGGACAGGCAAAGGAAGCATCAGCTCCTGGGCCAGGTGCTCTTCCCCCTGAAGAACGAGATCCTGGCAGGTGACTGTCCACGCATTATCTGGAGAGACCTGGAGGCAGAAAGCCTGGAG CCTCCCTCGGAGTTTGGCGACCTCCAGTTCTGCCTCAGCTACAATGACTGCCTGAGCCGGCTGACAGTAGTCGTGCTGAGAGCCAAGGGCCTCCAGCTGCAGGAGGACAGGACTTTTGTCA GTGTGTTTGTCAAAGTGTCCCTGATGAACCACAACAAGTTTGTCAAGTGCAAGAGGACTTCGGCTGTGCTGGGCTCTGTCAACCCTGTGTACAACGAGACCTTCAGCTTCAAGGCCGAGCCCACCGAGCTGGACACTGCCAGCCTCTGCCTGACAGTGATGCAGACCACCGAAGGGGACA AGAGCCACCAGGTGGGCCGGGTGGTGGTGGGCCCCTACATGTACGCCCGCGGCAAAGAACTGGAGCACTGGACGGACATGCTTAGCAAGCCCAAGGAGCTGGTGAAGTGCTGGCACGCCCTTTGCCACGCCGCAGAGTCCTGA